One window from the genome of Streptomyces sp. NBC_00708 encodes:
- a CDS encoding DUF5997 family protein codes for MKSHQTTQTMKPATAAKKLGVYLDATPAEFQDGVVSRAELAALQADPPQWLRDLRNNGPHPRPVVASKLGVSIAGLARGGVTEPLTTEQIDALKQDNPEWLQKERATQADVRKENIRIKERNAEREAKGRDERA; via the coding sequence ATGAAGTCCCACCAGACCACCCAGACCATGAAGCCCGCGACCGCGGCGAAGAAGCTGGGTGTGTACCTCGACGCCACCCCCGCCGAATTCCAGGACGGTGTCGTCTCGCGCGCCGAGCTGGCGGCCCTCCAGGCCGATCCGCCCCAGTGGCTGCGCGACCTGCGGAACAACGGCCCGCACCCCCGCCCCGTGGTCGCCTCCAAGCTGGGCGTCTCCATCGCGGGCCTGGCCCGCGGCGGGGTCACCGAGCCGCTGACCACCGAGCAGATCGACGCGCTGAAGCAGGACAACCCCGAGTGGCTGCAGAAGGAGCGCGCCACCCAGGCCGACGTCCGCAAGGAGAACATCCGCATCAAGGAGCGGAACGCCGAGCGCGAGGCGAAGGGGCGCGACGAGCGCGCCTGA
- a CDS encoding LysR substrate-binding domain-containing protein, giving the protein MTGPEATPSFRLAYVPGVTPTKWVRIWNERLPGIPLTLVQVPATGAQDLLRAGEADAGFLRLPVEGTDLSAIPLYTETTVVVIPKDHLIAAVEELSVAELADEIVLHPLDDALAWERLPGRPAIERPATTADAIELVAAGVGVLVVPQSLARLHHRKDLTYRPLTDAPESRVALSWPQEKTTDRVEDFIGIVRGRTVNSSRGRAGAAPADRAKAKDKPKRPSGTGTAKGSRSGAGGSGGAKGAKSSKGARGAAAKRGKPRRRP; this is encoded by the coding sequence GTGACAGGCCCGGAAGCAACCCCTTCGTTCCGGCTGGCGTACGTCCCCGGAGTGACCCCCACCAAATGGGTGCGGATCTGGAACGAGCGCCTGCCCGGCATCCCCCTGACCCTCGTCCAGGTGCCCGCGACCGGGGCCCAGGACCTGCTGCGCGCCGGTGAGGCCGACGCGGGGTTCCTCCGGCTGCCGGTGGAGGGCACGGATCTCAGCGCGATCCCCCTGTACACGGAGACGACCGTCGTCGTGATCCCGAAGGACCACCTCATCGCGGCGGTCGAGGAGCTGTCCGTCGCCGAGCTGGCCGACGAGATCGTGCTGCACCCGCTGGACGACGCCCTGGCCTGGGAGCGGCTGCCCGGCCGCCCGGCCATCGAGCGTCCGGCGACCACGGCGGACGCGATCGAGCTGGTGGCGGCGGGGGTGGGCGTCCTCGTGGTCCCGCAGTCGCTGGCCCGGCTGCACCACCGCAAGGACCTGACGTACCGGCCGCTGACGGACGCGCCCGAATCGCGTGTCGCGCTGTCGTGGCCGCAGGAGAAGACCACCGACCGGGTGGAGGACTTCATCGGCATCGTGCGCGGGCGGACCGTGAACAGCTCGCGCGGCCGTGCGGGGGCGGCGCCCGCCGACCGGGCGAAGGCGAAGGACAAGCCGAAGCGCCCTTCCGGTACGGGGACGGCGAAGGGCTCCCGGAGCGGCGCGGGCGGCTCCGGTGGAGCGAAGGGCGCCAAGAGCTCCAAGGGCGCACGCGGCGCTGCCGCCAAGCGCGGCAAGCCCCGCCGGAGGCCGTGA
- a CDS encoding DinB family protein produces the protein MEPTERPMPPLDADERTGLESWLDFYRATVALKCEGLTDEQARSASVPPSSLTLLGLVQHLAEVERNWFRRILTGEDVPPLFGPPAGPGVHSGGFDLPAEATFAGAVAVWQEEIAVSRAVCAGRSLEDSAPFMGGEVNLRWIHHHMIGEYARHCGHADLLRERIDGSTGV, from the coding sequence ATGGAACCCACCGAACGCCCGATGCCGCCCCTCGACGCCGACGAGCGCACCGGCCTGGAGAGCTGGCTCGACTTCTACCGGGCCACCGTCGCCCTGAAGTGCGAAGGCCTCACCGACGAGCAGGCGCGCAGCGCCTCCGTACCGCCGTCGTCGCTGACGCTGCTAGGGCTCGTCCAGCACCTCGCCGAGGTCGAGCGGAACTGGTTCCGCCGGATTCTGACCGGTGAGGACGTGCCGCCGCTGTTCGGCCCGCCGGCCGGTCCGGGGGTCCACAGCGGGGGGTTCGACCTGCCCGCCGAGGCCACGTTCGCCGGGGCCGTCGCGGTCTGGCAGGAGGAGATCGCCGTGTCCCGCGCGGTGTGCGCCGGGCGGTCGCTGGAGGACTCGGCGCCCTTCATGGGCGGCGAGGTGAACCTCCGCTGGATCCACCACCACATGATCGGCGAGTACGCCCGCCACTGCGGTCACGCCGATCTGCTCCGCGAGCGGATCGACGGAAGCACCGGCGTGTGA
- a CDS encoding peptidylprolyl isomerase has protein sequence MTSQVFFDITINDEPAGRIVFNLFDDIVPKTAENFRQLATGQNGYGYKGSSFHRVIPAFMLQGGDFTRGDGTGGKSIYGEKFADENFKLAHTKPGLLSMANAGPNSNGSQFFITTIVTSWLDGKHVVFGEVADEDSMVLVKRIESLGSQSGRTKAKVTIADSGTL, from the coding sequence ATGACGAGCCAGGTTTTCTTCGACATCACCATCAACGACGAGCCCGCCGGGCGGATCGTGTTCAATCTGTTCGACGACATCGTTCCCAAGACCGCCGAGAACTTCCGCCAGCTGGCGACCGGCCAGAACGGCTACGGCTACAAGGGCTCCTCCTTCCACCGGGTCATCCCGGCGTTCATGCTCCAGGGCGGCGACTTCACGCGCGGTGACGGCACCGGCGGCAAGAGCATCTACGGCGAGAAGTTCGCCGACGAGAACTTCAAGCTGGCGCACACCAAGCCCGGCCTGCTCTCCATGGCCAACGCCGGCCCGAACTCGAACGGTTCGCAGTTCTTCATCACGACCATCGTGACGTCCTGGCTGGACGGCAAGCACGTCGTCTTCGGCGAGGTCGCGGACGAGGACAGCATGGTCCTGGTCAAGCGGATCGAGTCCCTCGGCTCGCAGAGCGGCCGCACCAAGGCGAAGGTCACCATCGCCGACTCCGGGACCCTCTGA
- a CDS encoding ATP-dependent Clp protease ATP-binding subunit, with protein sequence MTHPVVPTHPVRLDDLIDAIKKVHSDALEQLQDAVIAADHLGDVADHLIGHFVDQARRSGASWTDIGRSMGVTRQAAQKRFVAKAPGEGTDLDPSQGFGRFTQRAKNVVMAAQNEARAAGNAEIGTEHLVLGLIGEPEGLAAAFIKAQGVALDTVRQAAGEALPPATDGELPELIPYDAGARKVLELTFREALRMGHNYIGTEHILLALLEHEDGSGVLGGLGIDKAAAEQAIAEALSILTAAQGASASGEGTAQEG encoded by the coding sequence ATGACGCATCCCGTAGTCCCGACGCACCCCGTCCGCCTCGACGACCTGATCGACGCCATCAAGAAGGTCCACTCCGACGCCCTCGAACAGCTCCAGGACGCCGTCATCGCCGCCGACCACCTCGGCGACGTCGCCGACCACCTGATCGGCCACTTCGTCGACCAGGCGCGCCGCTCCGGCGCCTCCTGGACCGACATCGGCAGGAGCATGGGCGTCACCCGGCAGGCCGCCCAGAAGCGGTTCGTCGCCAAGGCCCCCGGCGAGGGCACCGACCTCGACCCGAGCCAGGGGTTCGGCCGCTTCACCCAGCGCGCCAAGAACGTGGTGATGGCCGCCCAGAACGAGGCGCGGGCGGCCGGCAACGCCGAGATCGGCACCGAGCACCTGGTCCTCGGCCTGATCGGCGAACCCGAGGGGCTGGCGGCGGCGTTCATCAAGGCGCAGGGAGTGGCCCTGGACACCGTCCGGCAGGCGGCCGGCGAGGCGCTGCCTCCGGCCACCGACGGCGAGCTCCCCGAGCTGATCCCGTACGACGCCGGCGCGCGCAAGGTGCTGGAGCTCACCTTCCGCGAGGCCCTGCGGATGGGGCACAACTACATCGGCACCGAGCACATCCTGCTCGCCCTGCTGGAGCACGAGGACGGGTCCGGCGTGCTCGGCGGCCTCGGCATCGACAAGGCCGCCGCCGAACAGGCCATCGCCGAGGCGCTCTCGATCCTCACCGCCGCGCAGGGGGCCTCCGCGTCCGGGGAAGGCACCGCCCAGGAGGGGTGA
- a CDS encoding MMPL family transporter: MSTYTARAERRGRLLRLGEWCARHCVVVLVLWLLALGGLHVLQSAFGGTYSDDFDLSGTQSSTGADLLRAHDPAAGGTGAQVVLHDAQKPLTEVSGQVDQVVGNLEKLPHVLSAQNPLPSSSSATSTSLSKDGKTAYITVRFDVNPTSLDDSYLDQVDTAVKPLRSAGVQVEYGGPLGELARPETSDFTSEAIGFAVAVIVLLIGFGSVIAAGLPLVTALIAVIVGVSCLGLLAALTTFASVSPTLATMIGLGVGIDYALFLITRHRQLVMDGDDPVRAAGRAVATSGRAVLVSGCTVVVALAGLYVSRVSFIGKLGAAAAVTVVTAVLGALTLVPALLGLVGRRIDRFRVRPPVAEGGAGAGVEQQGGWHRYARRVERRPWWFLLAGVVVVGVLAVPLFSIRLGHIDDGADPTSFTDRRAFDLISTAFGPGANGPFTLVVDQRSVPDSDRSALASDLKKALTDVPGAASVGALQPTSDNALLVGTAVSKDAPQDAGTTDLFKRLKDDVLPEGVSGTKATGYVTGTTAAQEDFLAIIAARLPEIIAVVVGLAFLIILIVFRGVLVAVKAAVLNLLSIAASYGVVVAVFQWGWGGPSLGVSGTVPIESYVPMMMFAIVFGLSMDYEVFLISRVHEAWLRARDSRGAVAHGLEITARVITCAALIMVSVFAAFILSDDIVVKMLGLGLAVSVLIDATVVRLLLVPAVMTLLGRAAWWAPRWLDRALPHIDTEGETPSGPPPATGAGSSGAAGR; this comes from the coding sequence GTGAGTACGTATACGGCAAGGGCGGAGCGGCGCGGACGGCTGCTGCGGCTCGGTGAGTGGTGCGCCCGCCACTGCGTGGTGGTCCTCGTCCTGTGGCTGCTGGCGCTGGGCGGGCTGCACGTCCTGCAGAGCGCCTTCGGAGGCACGTACTCCGACGACTTCGATCTGTCGGGTACGCAGTCCAGCACCGGTGCCGACCTGCTGCGGGCGCACGACCCGGCGGCGGGCGGCACCGGAGCCCAGGTGGTCCTGCACGACGCGCAGAAGCCGCTGACCGAGGTGAGCGGCCAGGTGGACCAGGTGGTGGGGAACCTGGAGAAGCTGCCGCACGTCCTGTCCGCCCAGAACCCCCTGCCCTCGTCGTCCTCCGCCACGTCCACCTCGCTGTCGAAGGACGGGAAGACGGCGTACATCACCGTACGGTTCGACGTGAACCCGACCTCGCTGGACGACTCCTACCTCGACCAGGTCGACACGGCGGTGAAGCCGCTGCGCAGCGCCGGGGTGCAGGTGGAGTACGGGGGTCCGCTGGGGGAGCTCGCCCGGCCCGAGACCAGTGACTTCACCAGCGAGGCCATCGGCTTCGCGGTCGCGGTGATCGTCCTGCTCATCGGCTTCGGGAGCGTCATCGCCGCGGGCCTGCCGCTGGTCACCGCGCTGATCGCGGTGATCGTGGGGGTGAGCTGTCTGGGGCTGCTGGCCGCGCTCACCACCTTCGCCAGTGTCTCGCCGACGCTGGCCACCATGATCGGGCTCGGCGTCGGCATCGACTACGCGCTCTTCCTGATCACCCGCCACCGGCAGCTCGTCATGGACGGCGACGACCCCGTACGGGCGGCCGGCCGGGCGGTGGCCACCAGCGGGCGCGCCGTGCTGGTGTCCGGCTGCACGGTCGTCGTCGCACTCGCCGGGCTCTACGTCTCGCGGGTGTCCTTCATCGGCAAGCTCGGGGCCGCCGCCGCGGTGACCGTGGTCACCGCCGTCCTCGGCGCGCTCACCCTGGTACCCGCCCTGCTGGGGCTCGTCGGCCGGCGGATCGACCGCTTCCGGGTCCGGCCGCCGGTCGCCGAGGGAGGGGCCGGGGCCGGCGTGGAGCAGCAGGGCGGCTGGCACCGCTACGCCCGGCGGGTGGAGCGGCGGCCGTGGTGGTTCCTGCTCGCCGGGGTGGTCGTGGTGGGTGTCCTCGCGGTCCCGCTGTTCTCCATCCGGCTCGGGCACATCGACGACGGGGCCGATCCGACGAGCTTCACCGACCGGCGCGCGTTCGACCTGATCTCCACCGCCTTCGGACCCGGCGCCAACGGGCCCTTCACCCTGGTCGTGGACCAGCGGTCGGTGCCGGACTCGGACCGTTCGGCGCTCGCGTCCGACCTGAAGAAGGCGCTCACCGACGTGCCCGGCGCGGCGAGCGTCGGCGCGCTGCAGCCGACGAGCGACAACGCGCTGCTCGTCGGGACCGCCGTGTCGAAGGACGCCCCGCAGGACGCGGGGACGACGGACCTGTTCAAGCGCCTCAAGGACGACGTACTGCCCGAGGGCGTGTCGGGCACGAAGGCCACCGGCTATGTGACCGGGACGACCGCCGCCCAGGAGGACTTCCTCGCGATCATCGCCGCCCGGCTGCCCGAGATCATCGCCGTCGTGGTGGGCCTCGCCTTCCTCATCATTCTGATCGTCTTCCGCGGTGTGCTGGTCGCGGTGAAGGCCGCCGTCCTCAACCTGCTCTCGATCGCCGCCTCGTACGGGGTGGTGGTGGCCGTCTTCCAGTGGGGCTGGGGCGGTCCCTCGCTGGGTGTCTCCGGGACGGTGCCCATCGAGAGCTATGTGCCGATGATGATGTTCGCCATCGTCTTCGGGCTGAGCATGGACTACGAGGTGTTCCTGATCTCACGGGTGCACGAGGCATGGCTGCGCGCCCGGGACAGCAGGGGCGCCGTCGCCCACGGTCTGGAGATCACGGCCCGGGTCATCACCTGCGCCGCGCTCATCATGGTCAGCGTCTTCGCGGCGTTCATCCTCAGCGACGACATCGTGGTCAAGATGCTCGGCCTCGGGCTCGCGGTCAGCGTGCTCATCGACGCCACCGTCGTACGGCTGCTCCTGGTCCCCGCGGTGATGACGCTGCTCGGCCGCGCGGCGTGGTGGGCGCCCCGGTGGCTGGACCGGGCGCTGCCGCACATCGACACCGAGGGCGAGACACCGTCCGGGCCGCCCCCGGCTACAGGCGCAGGCTCCAGCGGCGCGGCAGGCCGGTGA
- a CDS encoding histidine phosphatase family protein translates to MSVRVTLVAAARGSALLAERFDDDRPLDEAGWHAVSFAAPALVPLGAAELRYCSPTPRSRATGDALGFHPLVQPALRDCDMGRWRGHTLAEVTAREPAAVDAWLADPRSAPHGGEPLLAFISRIGGWLDTRPACDGAIVAVAEPAVVRAALVYALKAPPSSYWNLDVSPLAAVTLTGLPRRWSLRL, encoded by the coding sequence ATGAGTGTTCGGGTCACGCTCGTCGCCGCCGCGCGCGGCTCCGCCCTGCTCGCCGAGCGTTTCGACGACGACCGGCCGCTCGACGAGGCCGGCTGGCACGCCGTCTCGTTCGCCGCCCCGGCCCTGGTGCCCCTGGGCGCCGCCGAACTGCGCTACTGCTCACCGACCCCGCGCAGCCGCGCCACCGGCGACGCGCTCGGCTTCCACCCGCTGGTCCAGCCGGCCCTGCGTGACTGCGACATGGGCCGCTGGCGGGGCCACACCCTCGCCGAGGTCACCGCCCGCGAACCGGCGGCCGTGGACGCCTGGCTGGCGGACCCGCGCTCCGCGCCGCACGGCGGTGAACCGCTGCTCGCCTTCATCTCCCGGATAGGCGGCTGGCTGGACACCCGCCCCGCCTGCGACGGCGCGATCGTCGCCGTCGCCGAGCCCGCCGTCGTCCGGGCCGCCCTCGTCTACGCGCTGAAGGCCCCGCCGTCCTCGTACTGGAACCTCGACGTCAGCCCGCTCGCCGCCGTCACCCTCACCGGCCTGCCGCGCCGCTGGAGCCTGCGCCTGTAG
- a CDS encoding PLP-dependent aminotransferase family protein, whose amino-acid sequence MQERSSVGELTAALREEVNRYSPGEKLPSSRALVERFRAGPVTVSRAVAQLAAEGLVVTRPGSGAYRARPPSQAAPPAGDTSWQEVSLSGDGSPEAVPRSVDVSGLLASLAAPPTGVIELNGGYLHASLQPERALAAALARAGRRPGAWSRPPLDGLTELRAWFARGIGPAHGAADVLITAGGQGALATALRALAPPGAPVLVESPTYPGMLAAARAAGLRPVPVPVDSDGVRPDLLAAAFHATGARVFVCQPLFQNPTGTVLSEARRPEVVRIAREAGAFVVEDDFARLLAHDDAGPLPRPLAADDPDGVVVHTRSLTKAASPSLRVGALAARGPALERLRGIQIVDSFFVPRPLQEAALELVGSPAWSRHLRAVSAELGARRTATAAALRATLPGIGLPHLPTGGGYLWLRLPESEAGTDESAMVQAALRAGVAVAPGRPYFCAEPPAPHIRLSFVSAAGPAELAEGVHRLRTAWEGTPATEPPAGRATPA is encoded by the coding sequence ATGCAAGAGCGTAGCAGTGTGGGGGAGTTGACCGCAGCGCTGCGGGAGGAAGTGAACCGCTACTCTCCTGGTGAGAAGCTGCCGTCCAGTCGGGCCCTCGTTGAACGCTTCCGGGCCGGCCCCGTCACCGTGTCGCGGGCCGTCGCCCAGCTCGCCGCCGAAGGACTTGTCGTCACCCGCCCCGGCTCCGGTGCCTACCGCGCCCGGCCTCCCTCCCAGGCGGCGCCCCCGGCCGGTGACACCTCCTGGCAGGAGGTCTCGCTCAGCGGAGACGGCTCCCCGGAGGCGGTGCCCCGCAGCGTCGACGTGTCCGGCCTCCTGGCCAGCCTCGCCGCCCCGCCCACCGGTGTCATCGAGCTCAACGGCGGCTATCTGCACGCCTCGCTCCAGCCCGAACGGGCCCTCGCCGCGGCCCTGGCCCGAGCCGGCCGCCGCCCCGGCGCCTGGAGCCGCCCGCCCCTCGACGGGCTCACCGAACTGCGTGCCTGGTTCGCCCGCGGCATCGGCCCCGCGCACGGCGCCGCCGACGTGCTGATCACCGCCGGCGGACAGGGCGCCCTGGCCACGGCGCTGCGGGCGCTCGCCCCGCCCGGCGCGCCCGTCCTCGTCGAGTCGCCCACCTACCCGGGCATGCTGGCGGCCGCCCGCGCGGCCGGGCTGCGGCCCGTGCCCGTCCCCGTGGACTCCGACGGCGTCCGCCCCGACCTGCTCGCCGCCGCCTTCCACGCCACCGGGGCCCGCGTCTTCGTCTGCCAGCCGCTCTTCCAGAACCCGACCGGCACCGTCCTGTCCGAGGCCCGGCGCCCCGAGGTCGTCCGGATCGCCCGGGAGGCCGGCGCCTTCGTCGTCGAGGACGACTTCGCCCGCCTCCTCGCCCACGACGACGCGGGACCGCTGCCCCGGCCGCTCGCCGCCGACGACCCCGACGGAGTCGTCGTGCACACCCGCTCGCTCACCAAGGCCGCCTCGCCCAGCCTGCGCGTGGGCGCGCTCGCCGCCCGGGGCCCGGCCCTGGAACGGCTGCGGGGCATCCAGATCGTCGACAGCTTCTTCGTGCCCCGGCCCCTCCAGGAGGCCGCGCTCGAACTGGTCGGCTCGCCCGCCTGGAGCCGGCACCTGCGTGCCGTGTCCGCCGAACTCGGGGCCCGGCGCACGGCGACGGCGGCGGCCCTGCGCGCGACCCTGCCCGGCATCGGGCTGCCGCACCTGCCGACGGGCGGCGGCTACCTCTGGCTGCGCCTGCCCGAGTCCGAGGCCGGTACGGACGAGTCCGCCATGGTCCAGGCGGCGCTGCGCGCGGGGGTGGCCGTCGCGCCGGGACGGCCCTACTTCTGCGCCGAGCCCCCCGCGCCGCACATCCGGCTGAGCTTCGTCTCCGCCGCCGGACCGGCCGAACTCGCGGAGGGCGTGCACCGGCTGCGTACGGCGTGGGAGGGCACACCGGCGACGGAGCCGCCCGCCGGCCGGGCTACTCCGGCGTAG
- a CDS encoding DMT family transporter — protein sequence MRAEDSATSATTIAVASVGGRPVPSAPARRGTLLALLGVVTFSLTFPSTVWGLESFGPWSLVALRSLLAAALAGALLLAGRVRVPGREHWAGIAVVAGGVVVGFPLLTTLALRTSTTSHAAVVVGLLPLTTAVFSSLRTGTRPPRAFWAAAVAGAAVVAVFTAAQSGGALSAGDLFLFGALLVCAAGYTEGGRLAKVMPGWQVTGWALILTLPLNLAWAAVALAHEPVRPSVHGVVGLVWVAAVSTFLGLYVWYRGMAEIGVARASQLQLAQPLLTLFWSFFLLGEEVAAAAPVAAVAVLVCIALTQRAARPRS from the coding sequence ATGAGAGCTGAGGATAGCGCTACTTCCGCGACGACGATAGCGGTCGCATCCGTCGGGGGCCGCCCGGTCCCTTCCGCCCCGGCCCGTCGGGGGACGCTGCTCGCCCTGCTGGGCGTGGTGACGTTCTCGCTGACCTTCCCCTCCACCGTGTGGGGCCTGGAGAGCTTCGGCCCCTGGTCGCTGGTGGCGCTGCGCAGCCTGCTGGCGGCGGCACTCGCCGGCGCCCTGCTGCTCGCGGGCCGGGTGCGGGTGCCGGGCCGCGAGCACTGGGCGGGGATCGCCGTGGTGGCGGGCGGTGTGGTGGTCGGCTTCCCGCTGCTGACGACGCTGGCGCTGCGCACGTCGACGACCTCGCACGCCGCGGTGGTCGTGGGGCTGCTCCCGCTGACCACGGCGGTCTTCTCCTCGCTGCGGACGGGGACGCGTCCACCGCGCGCCTTCTGGGCGGCGGCGGTGGCCGGCGCGGCCGTGGTGGCCGTCTTCACCGCGGCGCAGAGCGGCGGGGCGCTGTCGGCCGGCGATCTCTTCCTGTTCGGGGCGCTGCTGGTGTGCGCCGCGGGGTACACCGAGGGGGGCAGGCTGGCGAAGGTGATGCCGGGGTGGCAGGTGACCGGCTGGGCGCTGATCCTCACGCTGCCGCTCAATCTGGCCTGGGCGGCCGTGGCGCTGGCGCACGAGCCGGTGCGGCCGAGCGTGCACGGGGTCGTCGGGCTGGTCTGGGTGGCGGCCGTCTCCACGTTCCTCGGCCTGTACGTCTGGTACCGGGGCATGGCCGAGATCGGGGTGGCGCGGGCCAGCCAGCTCCAGCTGGCCCAGCCGCTGCTGACCCTGTTCTGGTCGTTCTTCCTCCTCGGCGAGGAGGTCGCCGCGGCGGCCCCCGTGGCCGCGGTCGCGGTCCTGGTCTGCATCGCGCTCACCCAGCGCGCGGCCCGCCCCCGGTCATAG
- a CDS encoding DUF1918 domain-containing protein, with protein sequence MEAHKGDQLLTHGRTVGQHDRVAEIVEVLGDGGSPPYRVRFDDGHEHLLAPGPDTVVQHTGCAAGRDADIT encoded by the coding sequence ATGGAGGCACACAAGGGCGACCAGCTGCTGACGCACGGCAGGACCGTGGGGCAGCACGACCGGGTCGCGGAGATCGTCGAAGTGCTCGGGGACGGGGGCTCTCCCCCGTACCGCGTCCGCTTCGACGACGGACATGAACATCTGCTCGCCCCGGGCCCCGACACCGTCGTCCAGCACACGGGCTGCGCGGCGGGCCGGGACGCGGACATCACGTAA
- a CDS encoding family 10 glycosylhydrolase: MTGAAGAVAGAVGAATVAGDAVARPRGARALPGPAAGRDVVRRELRGMWVATVANTDWPSRPGLSAAAQRAELTAHLDGAVERKLNAVILQVRPTADALWPSPYEPWAECLTGTQGKDPGWDPLGTAVREAHDRGLELHAWFNPYRVANHTDPARLTASHPARRNPGWVLPYGGKLYYNPGLPEVRAFVQDAMLDAVRRYDIDAVHWDDYFYPYPVAGQTFADGAAYEKYGAGFPDRAAWRRDNTDRLVRETAERVKALKPGVRFGISPFGVWRNAGTDPAGSRTRAGVQTYDDLYADTRGWIRKGWLDYICPQLYWHIGNEAADYAVLVPWWSDTVRGTGVDLFIGEALYKCGDPAQPAAWQDPAELSRHIALAAGHDQVRGHAYFSAKSVAADRIGAMDRLVADHYRTRARPPR; this comes from the coding sequence GTGACCGGGGCGGCCGGGGCGGTGGCCGGCGCGGTGGGCGCGGCGACGGTGGCCGGTGACGCGGTGGCGCGGCCCCGGGGGGCCCGGGCGCTGCCCGGTCCGGCCGCCGGGCGCGATGTGGTGCGGCGCGAGCTGCGCGGGATGTGGGTCGCGACCGTGGCCAACACCGACTGGCCGTCGAGGCCGGGGCTGTCGGCCGCCGCCCAGCGGGCCGAGCTGACCGCCCATCTCGACGGCGCCGTGGAGCGGAAGCTCAACGCGGTCATCCTCCAGGTCCGCCCGACCGCCGACGCGCTGTGGCCCTCGCCGTACGAGCCGTGGGCCGAGTGTCTGACCGGGACGCAGGGCAAGGACCCCGGCTGGGACCCGCTGGGCACCGCCGTCCGGGAGGCGCACGACCGGGGCCTGGAGCTGCACGCCTGGTTCAACCCGTACCGGGTCGCGAACCACACCGACCCCGCACGGCTGACCGCCTCCCACCCGGCGCGCCGCAACCCCGGCTGGGTGCTGCCGTACGGCGGCAAGCTCTACTACAACCCGGGCCTGCCCGAGGTCCGCGCCTTCGTCCAGGACGCGATGCTCGACGCGGTCCGCCGCTACGACATCGACGCCGTGCACTGGGACGACTACTTCTATCCGTACCCGGTGGCCGGCCAGACCTTCGCGGACGGTGCCGCGTACGAGAAGTACGGCGCCGGCTTCCCCGACCGGGCCGCCTGGCGCCGCGACAACACGGACCGGCTGGTGCGCGAGACCGCCGAGCGCGTCAAGGCGCTGAAGCCCGGCGTCCGGTTCGGCATCAGCCCCTTCGGCGTATGGCGCAACGCCGGCACCGACCCGGCGGGCTCGCGGACCCGGGCGGGGGTGCAGACCTACGACGACCTGTACGCGGACACGCGCGGCTGGATCCGGAAGGGCTGGCTGGACTACATCTGCCCGCAGCTGTACTGGCACATCGGCAACGAGGCGGCCGACTACGCCGTCCTCGTACCCTGGTGGTCCGACACCGTACGCGGCACGGGCGTCGACCTGTTCATCGGCGAGGCCCTGTACAAGTGCGGCGACCCGGCCCAGCCCGCCGCCTGGCAGGACCCGGCGGAGCTGTCCCGCCACATCGCCCTCGCGGCCGGGCACGACCAGGTCCGCGGCCACGCGTACTTCTCGGCGAAGAGCGTGGCCGCGGACCGGATCGGCGCGATGGACCGGCTGGTCGCCGACCACTACCGGACCCGCGCGAGGCCGCCGCGCTGA